The sequence TCCAATCAGCATTCAGACCCAGCCGAGGAAAGATGACCGACGAAGACTCCCCACCTCTCCACCTCAGAGCAGTGGCTGAGTGTCACATTCAGCCGAAGTCCTAAGTGATTACTACATTCCAGTGCTCAGAGACATCTGAAAACGGCTACAAGGTCTCCTTGAATATGTTGCTGAGATTTGTGGGTTTATGTTTGGTTATGATCATTTTTTGTTTACTCATGAAGCAGATTTCTaattaaaacactgaaagtggCATTGGATTGTTTTCATCTTTAACAGATTGTGGAAATCCATGTGAGCTCCATTTTTATAGACATGAGCTACTTACTCACTTTACACATTATTATAGATATAAGCTACTTACTCACTTTACAGTGCACTACAGTATATAGTGAATAATCCATGTGAGCTCCATTATTATAGACATAAGCTACTTACTCACTTTACAGTGTACTACAGTATATAGTGAATAGCCACTAGTTAAACAGTATTTATTGCAACACAAAGTGAATTAGTGGGTATTTTGAATGCAGCTTAAAGTCTTTGTAACTGAAAAACTAACTTTAGGCTGCTTATACTACTAGAGGTATTCAGAAGCTCTCATTGCTTCCCTTGCTCATTCTTAGTTGTCCTTTCATTTCTTTTACGAGTACAATAGTGGGTTTGAGTCTCCCTTCACCGGTCCATACAGCCGATGGGCTCTAGTGTCATGAGACCAGCATCCTTGGTAACCGCTTCTGTCTGCCCTCTCTGAGCCGTTCACAATGGCCGAAGCGTGCAACTTAATTACCCCCCAACTTACACTGGACGTTAATGAGGAACAAAGAACGTCAGGGAAACGACAGCATTTGCTAGATTACACACAGGAAACAAATGTCTTAAATTGAATATGAACACCGATGGTAAGATCATGTGTCAACTCTTTGCAGGCAAGGTGAGTTGAGGTGGAGGACAGTACAGTACTCAGATATGGATGATCAGTGTCCAGCGAATAGTTTTTTACGCAAATCTTGGTTTTGTTATACAGTATAGTACACCTATGGTCCCTAAAGACATCTACAGGAGCCTTGAACTAGGAAATAAACTGATCTCACACCTAATGCATAACGTCACTAGTAGTATTTCATACTGAGGAagatgtataagtataaatacacTTTTGAccctgtgagggaaattcggtctctgcatttatcccaatccgtgaattagtgaaacacactcagcacacagtgcagtgagctgcctgcaacaacagcggcgctctgggagcagtgaggggttaggtgccttgctcaagggcacttcagccgttcctacttaCAAGTCTGTCTAatattctgtcatatatcttacaggtggagctccacctCTACAAACATTTTGCATCTTGCAGGTGCTTTAACATAATTACAAGGGGAATTACCAATATTcctaatataatgtgtggttgAATAATGCGTGGCTCCAAAGAATCCACCAAGGGCATCCCTGCAGTGTACATGAATGAACACGTACATGCCCCAACaggcagactgtgtgtgtaagtgtgtaagaaTGCAAGCAACCACTGACCAAACCTACAATAACCTCATAAAGAACACACAGCAGGAAAACCCACTCTGGTCACTATGGCAATGGGTGCCACACCCTGTGAAAAGTGAAGGTTGAGCTGGGCTTACCTAATCCACCACCTACTCACTCCGATACATGATAAGCACACACCTCCCTCTTGAAAACATTCCAGTGTCCCTATGACAGACCTCCTGACTGACATAAAGACACTGCAATTAAAGAACATAAAATAACACTTTCAAACTATGGAGATCAGATCATCTCTGAGCAATGAGGTTACCACGAATGATTAAAACACTAGAATGCACTGGGGGAAAAACATATAAAACATTTAACATGATAACATTCTTTCCTGATTTTTCCTctcattttgttttctctggcgcacacacacgcgcacgttaGTTGTCGGTTTTAGACCTATGAGTCACTGAGTTGGGAAATGCTTTGGTTAGTGCTGAAGAGGCTGATAGGAATAATGTTGAACTAATGTCGAACTTGTTGCGTTCACTGTGAGATTTTTGTACACCAACAGTTCTTTCTGCTGCAAAATATGTTTCAGCTCTCCGCAGACTAAAAGAAAGTTGGCCTACACGAACTTATTATTTAGATGGGCATGTGTCATGGTGTTTATGAAAATTTCACAGCATCCGCACAAGGGAATGACGCGCGGGAGGGGAAGGCAGGCATGGGCGGTGTCTACATATAAATTCTTGACCCAACTATTTGCACAGCTCCTCCTGCGAAGCACACTTCTGTACCTCGGACTGCTATTTCCTTGGCCTTAGAGCGGTACGTAATCCTTTAACCACACTGGAATTTTCACTTTTACAACGTTGGTCAACACAAATAACAGTAGTCTATTTTGTCTTGATGGAGTAGATATTTAGTCGTTGCTATATGTCACCTGGTTGCTACTACATTATCGCGTTCACTTTCGAAAGTAGACTTCTCGACTAGCCTCTCAACTTATTTTATTAAACAGGATTCAGGCAGAGTGTAACGTAGCCTAACAAAATAAAGGTAATTTTGATTCAGTCAATCGACTTTCACTTTGTCACATAGGCCTTTTTCTAAAGACGTAGTCTATTTAGTTGGACATTTCTGTTGCTCTTTTTCGGAAGTAGGCTTGTACGCATAGTGGTATACcattcaggtaggcctataacatTCAGGGAACGTTCGGGAACCAAAAACTAAGGTTCCCAGAATTGTTAGCTGGGTAAAATGAACTGTCTGTTGAAAatttgatttctctctcttgctctctctctctctgtttctctgtctgtatgtatgccTGAGTatctctattttattttatttgtctaTCTCTCTTTGTCTATCTCTATTTATACTGGGCCCTAGAATAATCGGTCACCGCCCCAGGTTCTTTCTGAAAGGCAGAAGAATGCGCGATTGCCTAAGAACTTGTTTCAAAGCCAAAATCAACCGACACCACTTCCACTCCACTGATCAgcattgtctgtgtctgtctttgcaAAGTTGTAGTTTCTACAAGTGAAAAACTCtgtatctccccccccccccccccctctctctagcaATCATGCCGTCTGATTTGGAAACATCGATGGAGACTTTGATCATAGTGTTCCACAAGTACGCCTCAAGGGAGGGCGACAGCGGGACACTCAGTCGCAAGGAACTGAGAACATTGATGGAAGCAGAGTTGGCCGGATTCCTAAGGGTACCACTGTCTACACGCTAGCACCAACCCCATATACACATGCTAATTCTCTTTCTTAAATCTGTGTCTGTGATGCCTTGTCTGTCTAACATCAATGAATTGCACATGCTATTATCTGTGTTTTGAAcatcctccctcttctcctacCCCTGTAGTCGCAGAAAGATCCAGACGCTGTGGACCGCATCATGAAGGATCTTGACACCAATGGGGATGGGGAGGTGAACTTTGAGGAGTTTGTGTCTCTGGTCGTTGGCCTTTCCATCGCTTGTGAGCAGTGCTTCCAGCTGCACATGAAGAAGGGAAAGAAGTGAGGTAGCCTAGTGTGCGGAGTGGGCTACAGAGAAGGGTCGAGAAGAGTGTGCCTTTTGTACCAAGTATTCTTTTGTTATGTGAGTTTCAATAAAACACTGGCTTTTTTGAATGATTGTCCGTATACATGTTTCAGcagagtaaagtgtgtgtgtgtcaggattgtgcacaattcgaattgcaataatgcttcctgtttgctagctcaattaaaaataaattaaattggaatttaagagccagtttcaattaaattctggaattttgcacaagcttggtgtgtgtgtgtgcatgtgtattttgaAGAGATTTGGATGATTTCAGGAAGTCGTTTAATTAGACCATACTTACAAAGCTATCCATATACGGCATCGACAAAAGTGAACATAAAAATGACATCACGTCTCAATTATTAGGATGTTCTTCAGCCATTTGGATTGAATGGAAGTGGTTTTCTCTTGTCCCGTGACACTGAGGCAGCGCCAGAGATATTTCTGCAGGTGCTATGGGGGAGCTCGGCTTCGAAGGTGCTATATGAGGGTCATATGGTTCTCTActacaacaaccccccccccccccccccatcttcttAAAAGTGATTGTCATCTGTTTACATGTTAGCTCTCTCCATGGAAAGCGTTATAGGCTACAAATCGACTGTATATTATTCGGCTACCTCCGACGCCGACAGACattgcctataggcctacttgcaataGGCTCACTGCTTGACGCTACCCCACTGGGAGAAATATCGCCCCTTAACATCGAGAACCTTTCAGAAATTATGGGTTAGCAAAAACATAGTTTTGGTggacggagatgcagatcatcacCCCCTCATTCAGttgtttgcgcaacagcccatgttctgccATTACTCCAGCGAGAGTGAAATACATGTTTAAAAGTGGTGCCATCACCATCGGCTATTTGCTACGACATTTACATCTGTCACAAGTCGTGACTTATAGCCATTAAACTTTTAATTCGCAACAGCCTAATTTCGAATAGACTAAATGTATGAAACATTATAAAGCTTTTAAAACATCTAATACCCCTAGTAGCCAGTTTGATATAAaattgacatttacatttatggaaagttacaggtaatagcctattctgtttttgttaagtagcctacGTTGCCTATATTTTTAAATTATAAACCATTAGGCCTATTTTCTTGGGGGTGCTATCGCCCTCCTGGCGGTACCCGGACATATATGATCTGGGAAGAACCATCACAGAATCCTTGATTCTGCTGCGTTTCAACCCTACTGTatctggtgaaatttcaccaataagactctgataccatcctagcaacattCTGGATAACATCCCCTAGTTGCTAGGATctgggtctgtctgtctgtctgtcattgaATAAAGCCCGCCCCATGCCGGATAAGTGGTTACGATTAGTTCCTGGGATTCCGGTGATTTTAGAAATCACAGGCACGTTCATGTGGACGCTTCTATTCCGATTAGAAACTGAATAACggctcaatcggaataaaaatgatcatataaacacctcaatcggaataaaaatGATCATATAAACACCTCAATTGGAATGAAAATTCCTAATCAGATCAGAATTTTAATCGGAATGAAAGAGATGGTGAAGTCTGTTCCTGTTCCGATTGAACAGCGTGTATATGGTCATTCGGATTGACCGCTGCACTTTCTCAATGAAAAGTAGGCAATAACAGCTATTCtgatcaaagattctaaagcgcTTGAGAGCACCTGATCAGATTAAAACACaccccatgtaaacagacaACACAATTATTTCAATCGGAATAGTTTAATCGTAATGACAAAAAAAGCTGTCCATGTAAATGTGGCTACTGAGAGAGTCGCCAGATGGATCTGCCAGAGCAAACTCAAATGCACCATCATCCTCAGGCTATGCTACACCAGCTTTTGTGAAACCTATCCCTTATCTTCACAGTCTGCATCACATCCCCTGTAGTGACACCAGTTTGTCATATGAGGAGATGGCGGCTGAAACACTTCCCACTCTTCAACCTAATGTAGCACTGGCAGTGATCGAGTCTGACGAGTCGAACGAGGGTTTCTGTTTGGTTATGCACATTCCTTTCTGCAGCTGAAGGAGAGTGATGCTCACTGCCTTGCCTGATTTCACCATGTCTGAGTGTTCTGTGGAGCAGGCCTAATGCGTGTTGTTGGATCATTAGTGTTGATTGATCTATACACTGGCACTTACTgcgaacatttattttttttttctctctctccactattTCCCTCTTCAGCCtgatcttctctctcttctcactgtACTACATCAACAAAGTCTCAGCCGCTCTCTACCAGGCTGCCGTTCCCACGACAACGCCCGCCAAAATCACCGGCAGCAAGGGCAAGAGGAAGAATTAAAGCACTGATGTTGTCATCAATTGGTTATCCAATCAGCATTCAGACCCAGCCGAGGAAAGATGACCGACGAAGACTCCCCACCTCTCCACCTCAGAGCAGTGGCTGAGTGTCACATTCAGCCGAAGTCCTAAGTGATTACTACATTCCAGTGCTCAGAGACATCTGAAAACGGCTACAAGGTCTCCTTGAATATGTTGCTGAGATTTGTGGGTTTATGTTTGGTTATGATCATTTTTTGTTTACTCATGAAGCAGATTTCTaattaaaacactgaaagtggCATTGGATTGTTTTCATCTTTAACAGATTGTGGAAATCCATGTGAGCTCCATTTTTATAGACATGAGCTACTTACTCACTTTACACATTATTATAGATATAAGCTACTTACTCACTTTACAGTGCACTACAGTATATAGTGAATAATCCATGTGAGCTCCATTATTATAGACATAAGCTACTTACTCACTTTACAGTGTACTACAGTATATAGTGAATAGCCACTAGTTAAACAGTATTTATTGCAACACAAAGTGAATTAGTGGGTATTTTGAATGCAGCTTAAAGTCTTTGTAACTGAAAAACTAACTTTAGGCTGCTTATACTACTAGAGGTATTCAGAAGCTCTCATTGCTTCCCTTGCTCATTCTTAGTTGTCCTTTCATTTCTTTTACGAGTACAATAGTGGGTTTGAGTCTCCCTTCACCGGTCCATACAGCCGATGGGCTCTAGTGTCATGAGACCAGCATCCTTGGTAACCGCTTCTGTCTGCCCTCTCTGAGCCGTTCACAATGGCCGAAGCGTGCAACTTAATTACCCCCCAACTTACACTGGACGTTAATGAGGAACAAAGAACGTCAGGGAAACGACAGCATTTGCTAGATTACACACAGGAAACAAATGTCTTAAATTGAATATGAACACCGATGGTAAGATCATGTGTCAACTCTTTGCAGGCAAGGTGAGTTGAGGTGGAGGACAGTACAGTACTCAGATATGGATGATCAGTGTCCAGCGAATAGTTTTTTACGCAAATCTTGGTTTTGTTATACAGTATAGTACACCTATGGTCCCTAAAGACATCTACAGGAGCCTTGAACTAGGAAATAAACTGATCTCACACCTAATGCATAACGTCACTAGTAGTATTTCATACTGAGGAagatgtataagtataaatacacTTTTGAccctgtgagggaaattcggtctctgcatttatcccaatccgtgaattagtgaaacacactcagcacacagtgcagtgagctgcctgcaacaacagcggcgctctgggagcagtgaggggttaggtgccttgctcaagggcacttcagccgttcctacttaCAAGTCTGTCTAatattctgtcatatatcttacaggtggagctccacctCTACAAACATTTTGCATCTTGCAGGTGCTTTAACATAATTACAAGGGGAATTACCAATATTcctaatataatgtgtggttgAATAATGCGTGGCTCCAAAGAATCCACCAAGGGCATCCCTGCAGTGTACATGAATGAACACGTACATGCCCCAACaggcagactgtgtgtgtaagtgtgtaagaaTGCAAGCAACCACTGACCAAACCTACAATAACCTCATAAAGAACACACAGCAGGAAAACCCACTCTGGTCACTATGGCAATGGGTGCCACACCCTGTGAAAAGTGAAGGTTGAGCTGGGCTTACCTAATCCACCACCTACTCACTCCGATACATGATAAGCACACACCTCCCTCTTGAAAACATTCCAGTGTCCCTATGACAGACCTCCTGACTGACATAAAGACACTGCAATTAAAGAACATAAAATAACACTTTCAAACTATGGAGATCAGATCATCTCTGAGCAATGAGGTTACCACGAATGATTAAAACACTAGAATGCACTGGGGGAAAAACATATAAAACATTTAACATGATAACATTCTTTCCTGATTTTTCCTctcattttgttttctctggcgcacacacacgcgcacgttaGTTGTCGGTTTTAGACCTATGAGTCACTGAGTTGGGAAATGCTTTGGTTAGTGCTGAAGAGGCTGATAGGAATAATGTTGAACTAATGTCGAACTTGTTGCGTTCACTGTGAGATTTTTGTACACCAACAGTTCTTTCTGCTGCAAAATATGTTTCAGCTCTCCGCAGACTAAAAGAAAGTTGGCCTACACGAACTTATTATTTAGATGGGCATGTGTCATGGTGTTTATGAAAATTTCACAGCATCCGCACAAGGGAATGACGCGCGGGAGGGGAAGGCAGGCATGGGCGGTGTCTACATATAAATTCTTGACCCAACTATTTGCACAGCTCCTCCTGCGAAGCACACTTCTGTACCTCGGACTGCTATTTCCTTGGCCTTAGAGCGGTACGTAATCCTTTAACCACACTGGAATTTTCACTTTTACAACGTTGGTCAACACAAATAACAGTAGTCTATTTTGTCTTGATGGAGTAGATATTTAGTCGTTGCTATATGTCACCTGGTTGCTACTACATTATCGCGTTCACTTTCGAAAGTAGACTTCTCGACTAGCCTCTCAACTTATTTTATTAAACAGGATTCAGGCAGAGTGTAACGTAGCCTAACAAAATAAAGGTAATTTTGATTCAGTCAATCGACTTTCACTTTGTCACATAGGCCTTTTTCTAAAGACGTAGTCTATTTAGTTGGACATTTCTGTTGCTCTTTTTCGGAAGTAGGCTTGTACGCATAGTGGTATACcattcaggtaggcctataacatTCAGGGAACGTTCGGGAACCAAAAACTAAGGTTCCCAGAATTGTTAGCTGGGTAAAATGAACTGTCTGTTGAAAatttgatttctctctcttgctctctctctctctgtttctctgtctgtatgtatgccTGAGTatctctattttattttatttgtctaTCTCTCTTTGTCTATCTCTATTTATACTGGGCCCTAGAATAATCGGTCACCGCCCCAGGTTCTTTCTGAAAGGCAGAAGAATGCGCGATTGCCTAAGAACTTGTTTCAAAGCCAAAATCAACCGACACCACTTCCACTCCACTGATCAgcattgtctgtgtctgtctttgcaAAGTTGTAGTTTCTACAAGTGAAAAACTCtgtatctccccccccccccccctctctctagcaATCATGCCGTCTGATTTGGAAACATCGATGGAGACTTTGATCATAGTGTTCCACAAGTACGCCTCAAGGGAGGGCGACAGCGGGACACTCAGTCGCAAGGAACTGAGAA is a genomic window of Alosa sapidissima isolate fAloSap1 chromosome 10, fAloSap1.pri, whole genome shotgun sequence containing:
- the LOC121720545 gene encoding protein S100-A1-like, encoding MPSDLETSMETLIIVFHKYASREGDSGTLSRKELRTLMEAELAGFLRSQKDPDAVDRIMKDLDTNGDGEVNFEEFVSLVVGLSIACEQCFQLHMKKGKK